The Longimicrobiaceae bacterium genome segment GGTTGCCGAGGCGACCGATCCGGTGCGCCACCCGGCGCTAGCCGGCCAGGCCAGGCTCCTGCTCGCGAGCGTGCTGCTGCGCGAGGACCGCTACGAATCCGGGCTGGCGGAGGCGTGGCGAGCCGCAGGTTTGTTCGAGCGGAGCGGCGAGCGTGAGAGCGAGGCGGCGACGCTGTACGCACATTCCGTCGCGCGGTTCAGGTTGCGCGAGATGGACGAGGGGTACGCCTTGGCGCATCGCGCTCTCGAGCGGCTGCGGCCGTACCGGAGCTCGTACCGAATGCACAATCTGCTCTCTTCCATTGCTGGGATCGCTGTCACCGACGGGTTTCCGAGGACGGCGATCCGGCTGCAGGACGAGGGAGTGCGGGTGGCGACGCGCAACGGCAATCCCGCCTACGTGGCGGAGGCCCGCCTGCTTCGCGCCCGGCTACTAGCGGCCGCGGGAGCCCTGCCGCGCGCGGCTGAGGATGTGGCTGTGGGGCAGGAGGCCATCTCCAGGCTCGCTGATCGTAGAGCCAGGGAATGGATGGTTGCCCGACAGCAGATGGCCGAAGCGGTCACCTCCCTCCGCGCCGACCCCGCACGGGCCGCCGCGGCCCTGGATTCGGCGGCGGCGTACTTCCAGCGGATGCACGCCCCGCTGGTCGCCCTCCCCGCCGTGGTGGATGGAGCCCAGGCCTGGCTCGCGGCGGGAGACACAGAGCGCGGGACAGCCCGCCTGGAGGCGGCCCTTGCAATCCTGGAGCAGCGACGCGACTCCATCCGCATGGAGCCCCGACGCGCGGCGGTGTTCGAAGCGGCGCGCGCGGTGGTGGACCGGGTGGCGATGCTGAAGCTGGCCGCCGGCGATACGGCCGAGGCGCTGAATTACCTGGACCGGGGGCGAGCCTCGCTCGCCCCGGTTGGCCGGCCGGACCGGGCGGACTCGGCCCGACCCGTGGCGGGGCCTCCGGGTGAGGTAGGGCTGGAGTACGCGCTGGTCGGAGACACGCTCCTGGTCTGGACCGTGGCCGGGCGCCGGGTGGAGGTGTTCCGCATAGTCGTCGACACGGTGCGCCTCGCCCGCACCGTCGAGCGCCTGCGGCAGCAGCTGGAGGGGGCGGCCGGAGAAGCGGAACTCCGGCCCGGGCTCACGAGGCTCTACGATTGGCTGCTGCGCCCGGTGGAGGACCACCTGGGCCGAGAGGGAGTCCCGCTGGTGATCGTTGCGGACGGCGATCTCGCCTCGGTTCCGTTCGCAGCGCTCTACAATGCGCGCCAAGGGCGCTACCTCGTGGAGGACCGCCCGCTCCGCTTCGCGGCGAGCCTGCGCGAGGCATGGCGCCGGCCGGACCGGACGGGCGCCGCAAAGCCAGCACTGTTCGTTTCCGATCCAGCGTTCGACCCGGAAGAGCACCCGGGCTTTGAGCGGCTGAAGGGGGCGGCGGACGAGGTCAGGGAGGTCGCTGCGGGATATCCGCGCCAACGATTGCTGTCCGGAGCGGGCGCGAGCAGGGAGGCTTTCCGCGAGGCACTCGCCGGAGCGGGCCTGGTGCACTACGCGGGACACGCGGTGTTCGACGACGAGCGGCCGGAGCGCTCTTACCTGCTCCTCGCGCCGACGCCGGGATGGACCGCCCCACCGACGCTCGCCGCTGCCGAGATCGCCCAGATGGACTTGCGCCACCTGTCACTGGTGGTGCTGGCGGCGTGCCAGACGGTGCGCACGGGGCCAGGCCGGGCCGCGGGGTTCTCCGGGCTAGCGGGCGCCTTCTTGGCGGCGGGGGCGGGCGGCGCCGTAGGGAGTCTGTGGGACGTGGACGACCGGCTCACCCGGGCGCTGATGGTCGAGTTCCACCGCGCCTACCGCAGTTCGGGCAACGGACCCATGGCCCTCCGTGCGGCGCAGCGCCACGTGCTGCGGTCCGGCGACGAGGCGCTCCGCTCGCCAGCCGCCTGGGCGGGATTCCAGTACGTGGGAAACTGAACCCATTCAACCACAGAGGAAGACATGGCTACGCTGGAGATCTCCCTCAACTGCCTGTGCCTCTTCGTGCCCGACCCCGACCCGCAGAAGCACGTCGTGCACGTCCTGCTGCCCGCTTCGAGCGCCGGTCACCACCCCCACGTCGCCAGGGTGCTGCACCCGAAGAACGAAGAGAAGTTCAAGGACGTTGGCCTGCCGCTGGAGGGGTGGGTGCTGAAGCTGGGGGATGTGAACGGCGCATCGGCGGACACCGACCTCCGCCCGAAGGAACCGCCCAAGAACGGCGATCAGATCTTCGACATCACCGACCTCGCGGGCAAGCTCAAGACGAGCGTCATCACCGACCCGGCCGCGGTGGTCTCGCGGGTCGAGCTCCGCGCGGGGGGAGTCAAGGAGCTTAAGGCGGACGCGGTCTGGGAAATCAACGGGGTGCCCGTGGCGATGGCGCATCGGGTCACCTGGGAGATCCCGGATTTCACCGCCGACAAGCTGGACTGGGCCCCCCAGGGAGGCAACGGCGGCAATCCCCCCTTCACCCACGCCGACCTCATGGCCGACGACGGCGGCGTGTTCACGGTCAACGTATTCCACGTGACTGAGGATGCCCTCCCGCCGAACGACAACGGGACCCTCAACCCGACCGCGGTGCGGCACCACTTCCTCGAGTTCTATCGTCTCTACGGCATTGGCGATCCGGGAGAAACGAAGCTGCCGAAGAACCCTCGCAAGATCAAGTCGTCGCGGGGCCGGGTAGGACGCGTAGCGGCGGCCGCCCGCGAAGGCGCCGACCCCGAAGCGATTGAGGCGCTGGCGAATTTCGCTGAGCAGATCGAGGCCGCCTTCCACGAGCGGGGCGGTGTGGCCGGCGTGCTGGAGGCCTTCCGCGCGATCGAGAACTACAACTGCCCGACCATCAAGGGGAGGTTCGGATAGGGCGGATTGCGCCTGAGGGAACCGTTCAGGGGAGAAGGAGCAGGGACTAGGATGGACGGGAACCGCTCGAGCGTGGTAGTCGATCGCACAGACGCCATTCTGGCGCGCCGTCTTGGTGAGTGTGAGGATGCGCTCGCCAAAGCTCAGTCCCGCTCCGCTCTGGCTGCCGAGGCAGCCTTTCCTCCAGATCATTGCGCGCCGCAGCGCCTGTTCGGCCTTGTTATTGGTCGGCTCGACCTCCTAACGCGCGTTAAGGTGCAGAGCGCAGTGGCCTGCGGGGCAGCCACTTTTCTCAGCGAGGCGCACCTGCGCAGCCTCGCCTGGCATGGGATCGGATGGAGCGGCGAGTGCCAGCCGCCTCGGCCGCTTCGGACGCGTTCGCAACTCCAAATTCCTCCTCGGCTTTGTTTCCACAACGCGAGCCAGAACCCTGGATCTCAAGAGCATGCTCTGAAGTGGACATGTGGCCCGCCAGAGAAAACCTTCGGGCGTGTCCGTCCAAATTCACAGTGCCCCGGGTGGAGCTCGTCCAGATCGGGCGGTCTTTCGATCCTGCTCCGCGGGAGCCGACCGCGACCCGCACTCGCGTGCGGGGAGTCCGCGATTGACGGAAAGGGCCTACAGCTTCGTCCACCTTGACCGCCGGAGGCCATCATGCGGATGCTGTGCACACTGTGCCTAATTGTACTGTTCGTCCCGGCGTGTATGCCCCTGCGCCTGAGCCCGGAGGTGACTCGGCGCTACAGGCAGAGGTCGCACGTCGTGGATACCACTATTCACTATGCTGAGCTCACCGCGTTCTCGCTGCCGGTTCCGAATTCTGACCCCAACAACATTCTGGCCCTGGCACCGGAGGCGCAGGCGGAGTTCGTCAGGGGGGTAGCCGCGCACGCTAGTACGGGACGAGCGATCGCGGCGGGAATCGCCGCACCCATTAAGTCCGACTCCCCTCCTCCCGGCGCGCGGAACCTCGCCCGCATCTCTCGTCGTGTGGTCTTCTCCATCGAGAATCGGTCTCCGAGTCCAGCCGACCGACTCCACTCCGTACGCATCCGGATGGAGCTGCCAGACAGCAACATGTCCTACGTTAGCTGGGACAAGATCGCGACCAAGCACAACACGGTAGACGTGGGGACACTGTCATTTACGCAGGGGACAGAAGTCGGGGCGGAACTCGGCCTAACGCTCCCGGTGCTGAGCGCGGCGCCTAAGGTATCCGGTTCCGCCACCAGCGGCATGAACGAGAGCGTCACCCTGCGGCACCGCTTCGTGGATCTGAATGGTGCACTGACGGAGCGGCAGGCCATTCTGCTGCAGCAGAGCACCGCTGGGATCGATCTGACAGGAAACGTGATCGCTGATTTCGTGGTGGACGTTGAGGAGAGACAATCCGAGTGGTTCTACGCCTTCTCGGGGGATTCGAGGACGTGCGAGCAAGCGGTAATCCGGGGAGAGTTCAACGACATCGCTAGGAGCACGCGTCCGCGCAACGCAAGAGTAACTCTCGAATATGTTCTCCGGCGCGTAGACGGAGGGGATGCCACCATCACGGAATCCGACGATGTAGTGAGTTTTGTCTCTGCCAAACACGACACTACCGTTGAACTGATCCCAGAGTCCGCATTGATCGTCAATTCGTGGTACGTTCGAACCAACTCCACACCGAGCGGTGTTCTGCATCTACGCTCAACCGTAGGTGGATTGGGCCTGGAGAGGTTCCAGCCAGTGCAGTTCGCTTCATACGAGGACGCAGAGCGCATGGTGCAGTGGCTGCGTCGCTGCAAGGGCAGCATTCCCGGCTTCAACATCTCCATCCCAGGGCGAGATCTCGACGCAAATAGCCTCTACATCGACCGCGTAATAGCGAACACAGACCCCATCGTCGGCCCGAAGACGCGCTCACCGGAACAGCGCCTGGGCCAATGAGGAACGCGTCGGGCCGCTGTTCTGCGGAGTCGCGGATCCGGGTGTTCTGATCCGATCTTACCTGAGCCCGATTGGAGGCGCGCCGTGACTGAAAAGCGTCGCTTGGCGGTGGACTTGGCGAACGTGTTCGACCGCGAAGGGGAGGACGCGCAGCAGATCGCCACCCTCGCCTGGGGCGACATCGTACAGTTCGAGGAGTCCACGGAAAGGGGAGTGCTAGTAACGTTCGACGGGAAATCCGCCTTCATCAAGGGGAAAGCGGCGAAGCTGTTCGAGAAAGACGGTGAGGCCGACCGCGTCCTGCGCGTCGACTTCGTGGACGTCCAGCAGGGCGACGGCGCAGTAGTCGAGACGCCGGAAGGACGCACGATGCTGATCGACGGTGGCGAGTTGCAGCTCTTCGCGCGCTACCTAGCTGCACGCTTTCGCGGCACCACCGCTGAGCATCCGAAGGAGATCGACTGCATCGTAGTCACCCACGGCGACGCCGACCACTTCGCGGGGCTCACCGAAATTCACGCCGCCGAACGGAACGAGCGGGCGCCGCTGTTCATCCACCCGAAGCGGGTGTACCACAATGGCCTCGTAAAACGACCCGGTAAGCTCGACGGGAAGGAGCTCCAGGATGAGGAGATGCTGGGCGCCACTGAGCGGCTCGAGGACGGGACGCTGGTGATCACCGGTCTAGTCAACGATCCACGCGAGGTCCCCGCGAAGGAGCGGAACAAATTCTTCAAGCCGTGGTGCCGGGCTCTGGACGGCTGGGAGACGCGCGGCGGGATGGAACTCCGGCGGCTGGACTTCGGGAGCAACGGCAGGGAGCTCTTCTCGTTCTTGGACGAGGGGGTCCAGGACGGCCCCCGCTCCGAGGTGGAGATCCTGGGCCCGATTCCGGTGGACGTAGATGGGGAGCCTGCTCTCAAGTTCCTCGGCGCGCCTACCCGCAGGGTCGGCCGCAACCCGGGCGAGCCGAAGTTCAAAGGATACTCGGCCGGACACACCATCAATGGCCACTCGGTGATCTTGCGGTTGAGGTACGGCAACGTCCGCTTGCTATTCGCTGGTGATCTGAACGAGGAAGCGGAGGAGATGCTCACCACTGAGCACCCCGACTCGCTCCGGGCGGAGGTGCTGAAGGTGCCGCACCATGGGTCGGCGGACTACTCTGCGGACTTCCTCCGTGCGGTCGCGCCGGTCGTTTCCGTGGTATCGTCGGGCGACGAGAGCGAGCGTGTGGAGCACATCCACCCCCGCGCCACACTGGTCGCCGCTCTGGGGCGGCACTCGCGCGAGGAGGTCGATGAACCAGTTGTGCTCATCACCGAGCTGGCCGCCTTCTTCAAGTACGAGGGCAAGGCCACCCTACCCGCCAAGACCGGCCGGCGAGCCAAGGAGATCCCCGCGGCGTTCTCGCGCACGGCGTTCGGGATCGTGAAGGTGCGCACCAATGGGGAGCGGCTCCTGGTATACACCTACTCGGGCGCATCTGACATGAAGGAAGCGTATGCCTTCAACGTCGACGCGGAGGGGAACGTTACCGCTACAGCGATCCGGAAGTAATGGGCGAGCGATCCCCCCATATGGGAGCGGTGAGGAGGCGCGAAACGAGATCGGCGGCGGAACCGTCGCATCCGAATGATGCCACTCCCGGCACGTCGCCGAAGGCCAGGGCGCAAAGAACGATAATGTGTCGCGGCTCTCGCCGGATCGGTCGTCAGTGAAACGATGAGCATCCCTGGAAGAGAAACAGGCTGCATCGGACCATCAAATTGTGAGCCGTGCGCGCCGCCACCCCGCGGCGCCAATCTCATCTTCTCTGGATCCTGACATGCTCAAACTCTCCATCCTGTCCGTTGCAATCGCGGTACTCATCGGCAGTCCATCGGCTGTGGGCGCTCAGTCGGCCCCGCCCGCCGCCTCGAATCCGAACGCGCCGCCAGCTGGGAAAGACAGCAGCTACGTGCACATGCTGAACATTCCCCTTCCCCTGATCAAAGGAGCCGCGACCACGCAGATCCAGAGATGTAGAGCCAACACCCCGGACCCGATTGTGGCCGACACGTCCGCAAAGACCCGGGGCGATACCCTGATCGTGCGGGTGATGGATGGCGATACCGCCGTCTCACCCCCCGAAGACGCCCAACTCCTGGTCCAAGTACTGGACAGGACGCAGGCATTCACGCATGGGATGAAGAGCGTACGGTTCACAGGGAAGCCCCGGGAGTTCGCTGGCCAGGTAGTGGTCGTAACCGCACTCGCCTCCGGACGGGTCATCTGCACAGGACTGCTAGCCCGGCCCGCCCGGGGTCGCGAGCCCGGTACTCCGCCGGGTGCTGCGGGGAGGCCAAGAGAGTTCGAGATCCCCCGAGACGACGAGGCTGTAGTATCTATTGGAGCCAGCTTCGACTTCCTCGACGGAGTTCGGGCCGCGGACCTCTACTCTGACCTTCGCGTTTTCAGCCCATCGCTTTGGAGGCCCAAGTTCCTAGGAGCAACATTGCCGATGGGGGTGCATGGGGGCATTTACCAGGGCCGCATCAGTTCCTCCGCGACTTCGACGCCGGACAGCCTCGATCGATTCGTGTTCGAGTCGCCGGTGGAGCCCCGCAACGTAGAGGGAGGTCTGCTTATCCGGCGGAGAGGCTTCGAGCGCCATGCTTCAATGCGGCAGAACAACCTCGGCCTATACGTGGGACTCAACGCCGAGATCGCTCCGACCCTGTACTGGATCGTAGGTCAGGTGGAGGTCCGCAAGGAAGACGTCCGCCTGGCGATTCGGGACTCGGTAATCAGCGATACGACTGTCAGGGTTCCTCTAGACCGGCCACTTCGGATGACCGTAGTTCCGGTGTCCCGCGTATTCGGCGAGACTGTCTACGTCCCGTCCTTCACGACGGGGCTGAGGCTGGATATGCATCGTCCGGGCTTCGATGTAATCATTCAGCCTTTGATCGGTGCCACGTTGCGGGACTGCTCGTTCGACCTCCATCCTGCCCCCCGCTCCGGAAGACGACGTAACTGTACGACCAAGTTCCGGATGGTCCACTGGGAGATCACCTACGAGGTGGAAGCGGCAAAGAGCGGGATCAAGCTGGGTGGTGAGGTCCGGGGTTTCGCGGTCAGAGAACCCGCGATCCTCGTCTATCTAGCGAAGGAGTTTGCTGTCGAAAAGCTGGCCGAACTTATTACCGCGAAGCGGTGACGGAGGCGCACACCTGCGGATGATTCGGGACCAGAGCCGCGTCG includes the following:
- a CDS encoding CHAT domain-containing protein; its protein translation is MAAWRADRPGAVLADLAAAYLVRAERARTPRDLLAAIEAAEEALEREPRNPAALFNRALALQRFGLVEEAEFGWRSYLAVDSMSGWAGEAKRNLRELLTVDPPPPPPGPDAPESDYAAYSAADPQGARVLGWCRVLDRWAGATLAGNTARAEEHLRRAETLGRALERRPDGDASLADGVRAIRAQAGRHGAQQLAHAHQEFAAGCELEERVEFPAAAARYRAAIAAAADSPILQKWARLLYGSTLFRSGGARRGETILREVAEATDPVRHPALAGQARLLLASVLLREDRYESGLAEAWRAAGLFERSGERESEAATLYAHSVARFRLREMDEGYALAHRALERLRPYRSSYRMHNLLSSIAGIAVTDGFPRTAIRLQDEGVRVATRNGNPAYVAEARLLRARLLAAAGALPRAAEDVAVGQEAISRLADRRAREWMVARQQMAEAVTSLRADPARAAAALDSAAAYFQRMHAPLVALPAVVDGAQAWLAAGDTERGTARLEAALAILEQRRDSIRMEPRRAAVFEAARAVVDRVAMLKLAAGDTAEALNYLDRGRASLAPVGRPDRADSARPVAGPPGEVGLEYALVGDTLLVWTVAGRRVEVFRIVVDTVRLARTVERLRQQLEGAAGEAELRPGLTRLYDWLLRPVEDHLGREGVPLVIVADGDLASVPFAALYNARQGRYLVEDRPLRFAASLREAWRRPDRTGAAKPALFVSDPAFDPEEHPGFERLKGAADEVREVAAGYPRQRLLSGAGASREAFREALAGAGLVHYAGHAVFDDERPERSYLLLAPTPGWTAPPTLAAAEIAQMDLRHLSLVVLAACQTVRTGPGRAAGFSGLAGAFLAAGAGGAVGSLWDVDDRLTRALMVEFHRAYRSSGNGPMALRAAQRHVLRSGDEALRSPAAWAGFQYVGN
- a CDS encoding MBL fold metallo-hydrolase encodes the protein MTEKRRLAVDLANVFDREGEDAQQIATLAWGDIVQFEESTERGVLVTFDGKSAFIKGKAAKLFEKDGEADRVLRVDFVDVQQGDGAVVETPEGRTMLIDGGELQLFARYLAARFRGTTAEHPKEIDCIVVTHGDADHFAGLTEIHAAERNERAPLFIHPKRVYHNGLVKRPGKLDGKELQDEEMLGATERLEDGTLVITGLVNDPREVPAKERNKFFKPWCRALDGWETRGGMELRRLDFGSNGRELFSFLDEGVQDGPRSEVEILGPIPVDVDGEPALKFLGAPTRRVGRNPGEPKFKGYSAGHTINGHSVILRLRYGNVRLLFAGDLNEEAEEMLTTEHPDSLRAEVLKVPHHGSADYSADFLRAVAPVVSVVSSGDESERVEHIHPRATLVAALGRHSREEVDEPVVLITELAAFFKYEGKATLPAKTGRRAKEIPAAFSRTAFGIVKVRTNGERLLVYTYSGASDMKEAYAFNVDAEGNVTATAIRK